One Porphyromonas pogonae genomic region harbors:
- a CDS encoding M16 family metallopeptidase, whose product MNFTNRIFTSLLKTLLLLPFVQMGSYAQHSPVEIDHTLPNGLRYIIRKNAAPTRKAEFRLIYRIGSCIEQDNERGYAHFLEHLAFGGTQHFPDNKLVDYIESLGVRYGVGLNAFTGYDRTVYMMSLPLDNVGVIDSAILIMSDWLSCISLDNHSIDREKGVVKEEIRTYEEYDPFYKLKLGNGIHARRLPLGCMADIDRIERVSLLRFYRKWYIPSLATILIVGDVEPADVEAKIKKQLSAISPSEIPANFCLFPLTYAPGVKLSICKDSLLSTATLDVMVPHPCSKSRSINEITQCAVRRMAVAALQTRANSLGNIKVKDNWYLGETDHFSVNISGKGGNDILKKLKGVMSYLSSLVHLTSIDSLEMTDLKQEVKDVYYPLDGNMSSGEWCDYYTDHVLMQDMLLKSEDSVTKLHQQIDKIQFADLKTEWLQMVQWLRSSVIAGYTANTERKEFACITEDLISKAIDRGLSTPASPFAYKRRALEKADDSIVSVNTPPAQLLKVKETKSPSIKSRVFHDKIGVTEVILVNGIKLILKPFPNAADSVVKVAIAVPGGYSAIPDSARRFLEGVAGYMELGLIEGIDRNKLQSYMMQHNVSLALTPSSFWDGMMATAPTSQLLPLMNLLKHKMTKPERCHTDFEDIRTDKLEEVGKPKMLMRMLDRNPEQRMEKFIDSMMNSGPSIKEPSTAEDIRKMNLDSMADYHCDVFSRTEGMTFVVTGTFNTDEVIDIANRVFGTLPYKPALEIAKTSMLDTPCKEYIIDNCDTKDQSTIYNIYYGSYKPGLRSALRLKIMRELIRNRMIKHLRARTGIVYSPYIFLHYRAFPIPHVHFTLETSVKCSNVARANTLIIDLMNDLCTQDAGSKELADIKRSFLVNKREALTASDVASWQNTLLLLIKEKESLKDFNQYDEILESITAQEIRQAFASFINESNHVTYYIGRKQ is encoded by the coding sequence ATGAATTTTACCAATCGCATTTTCACTTCACTCCTGAAGACCCTTTTGTTATTGCCTTTTGTGCAGATGGGGAGTTATGCCCAACATAGCCCCGTAGAGATAGACCATACACTTCCTAATGGGCTTCGATACATTATCCGTAAAAACGCTGCACCTACCCGTAAGGCTGAGTTTAGGCTTATTTATCGTATCGGTTCTTGTATCGAACAAGATAATGAAAGAGGATATGCTCACTTTTTGGAGCATCTGGCTTTCGGTGGTACACAACATTTCCCTGATAATAAATTGGTCGATTACATCGAATCCTTGGGCGTGAGATATGGTGTGGGGCTCAATGCTTTTACGGGCTATGATCGCACCGTATATATGATGTCCTTGCCGTTGGATAATGTAGGGGTTATTGATAGTGCTATTCTTATAATGAGTGATTGGTTGAGTTGCATATCCTTGGACAATCATTCTATAGATCGGGAAAAAGGAGTGGTGAAGGAGGAGATACGTACTTATGAGGAATATGATCCCTTTTACAAACTCAAGCTTGGCAACGGCATACATGCACGTCGTCTGCCCTTGGGTTGTATGGCTGATATTGATCGTATTGAAAGAGTGTCTTTGTTGCGATTTTATCGCAAGTGGTATATCCCTTCGCTTGCTACAATCCTCATTGTAGGAGATGTTGAACCGGCTGATGTCGAAGCGAAGATAAAAAAACAACTATCCGCCATATCGCCTTCCGAGATACCCGCCAACTTCTGTCTTTTCCCTCTTACTTATGCTCCCGGAGTAAAACTGAGTATTTGTAAGGATTCTTTACTTTCTACCGCTACTTTGGATGTCATGGTACCTCACCCCTGCTCAAAAAGCAGGAGTATAAACGAGATCACTCAATGCGCTGTACGTAGAATGGCTGTCGCAGCTCTGCAAACAAGAGCCAATAGTTTGGGAAATATCAAGGTAAAGGATAACTGGTATCTTGGAGAAACAGATCATTTTTCTGTCAATATTAGCGGTAAGGGGGGAAATGATATTCTGAAAAAGCTGAAAGGTGTGATGTCTTATCTTTCTTCACTTGTTCATCTCACCTCTATCGATAGTCTTGAAATGACTGACCTAAAGCAGGAGGTCAAGGATGTGTATTACCCTCTTGATGGGAACATGAGTTCGGGGGAATGGTGCGATTACTACACCGATCATGTTTTGATGCAAGACATGTTGCTCAAGTCAGAGGACTCTGTGACAAAGTTGCATCAGCAGATCGATAAAATTCAGTTTGCGGATCTTAAAACAGAATGGCTCCAAATGGTTCAGTGGTTGAGATCATCCGTTATTGCCGGTTATACAGCGAATACCGAGCGTAAGGAATTTGCCTGCATTACCGAAGATCTGATCTCCAAAGCTATTGATCGGGGACTATCTACCCCAGCGTCTCCTTTTGCCTATAAGCGTAGAGCCTTGGAGAAAGCCGATGATTCTATCGTTAGCGTAAATACACCGCCTGCCCAATTATTAAAGGTAAAAGAGACTAAGTCTCCTTCTATCAAATCCAGAGTGTTTCACGATAAGATTGGAGTTACGGAGGTGATCCTTGTCAATGGTATTAAGCTGATCCTAAAGCCATTCCCCAATGCGGCAGATTCTGTTGTCAAAGTAGCCATAGCAGTTCCCGGAGGATATAGTGCTATACCTGATTCGGCTCGTCGCTTTCTCGAAGGCGTGGCCGGCTATATGGAGCTGGGTCTCATTGAGGGCATCGATCGCAATAAGCTGCAATCTTATATGATGCAGCACAATGTTTCTCTCGCCTTAACTCCCTCATCATTTTGGGATGGCATGATGGCTACAGCTCCCACCTCACAGCTTCTGCCTCTTATGAACCTTCTGAAACATAAAATGACAAAACCTGAGCGATGTCACACGGACTTTGAAGATATTAGAACCGATAAATTGGAGGAAGTGGGTAAACCCAAGATGCTCATGCGCATGTTGGATAGAAATCCGGAGCAACGGATGGAAAAGTTTATCGATAGTATGATGAATTCAGGGCCTTCTATCAAGGAACCCTCTACGGCAGAGGATATTCGTAAGATGAATCTTGACTCCATGGCAGATTATCATTGTGATGTATTCAGTCGCACAGAGGGTATGACTTTTGTGGTTACTGGGACATTCAATACTGATGAGGTTATTGATATTGCCAACCGTGTATTCGGGACATTGCCCTACAAGCCTGCTTTGGAAATTGCAAAGACTAGCATGCTCGATACTCCCTGCAAGGAGTATATCATCGACAATTGCGACACTAAAGACCAATCCACTATTTATAACATTTATTACGGCAGTTACAAGCCCGGGTTGCGATCGGCTCTTCGTCTCAAAATCATGCGTGAATTGATCAGAAATAGAATGATCAAGCATCTTCGTGCTCGTACGGGTATCGTCTACTCACCCTACATATTCCTTCATTACAGAGCATTTCCTATACCTCATGTTCATTTCACTTTGGAAACTTCTGTAAAGTGCTCCAATGTGGCACGAGCCAATACCCTTATTATTGATTTGATGAATGATTTGTGTACTCAGGATGCCGGGAGTAAGGAGCTTGCCGATATCAAGCGATCTTTCTTGGTCAACAAGCGCGAGGCGCTCACTGCATCTGACGTCGCATCTTGGCAAAATACCCTTTTGTTGCTTATCAAAGAGAAAGAGTCTCTCAAGGACTTTAATCAATATGATGAGATACTCGAGTCTATCACAGCACAAGAAATTCGTCAGGCCTTTGCTTCATTTATAAATGAATCCAACCACGTCACATATTATATAGGTCGTAAACAATGA
- a CDS encoding outer membrane beta-barrel family protein yields MKINITLLLLLVYLSPVLSQEQAKSIVLKGRVIDHNSAPISFVNVALMQGDKLIIGGVTDDNGYYKVLVPAHGTFILNASFIGYKTAKESIEVSAKNKKILFRDIILQEESTRLNEVVVQGKLPLIQQKDNKMVINTAGSIAEGVSALDMLKRLPGVGGSTDGEITLRGSHGVNLLINGSPTYLTPQQLTSLLEGMQASNIQKVEIFTSSPSYLDASGNAGTINIITKSNKTPGYAIDLGLSAGKSRKNNFFMENISASYVTDKINAFGMLDISDKHRFSDQEATTLIHDNGVPLVYSRVNTRPIKINFYTYRLGFIYKMNTRNNIEVFYNGYYDNWRLKAQSPSQAMDLQGRPVYNLNTLLDIKEPYRYGSLHTKYTYIIDSLGKNVSFDGDYIAFNNKSTGKMLVTKKLAGEPDYRTKSEFMYSQPVDINIWSGKADVDLPFDLWSLKAGVKYSDMRVHNPVEHMDNKNGVYVIDPEQSDDYHYGEKIGAAYVSAARQWKGFAIDGGLRFEYMRASQTTHGKSRVWNSANLFPHLAVTLTPHPKHRVELTLARRVNRPTYVNLSSTRWYYDAGFYTSGAPELKPEHSFTTTLSYTFAQKYTANMSYMHTTDLISEVLTQDAQGVVVSKLGNFSHGDLLYTDLVIPFNVARWWSVQASAGISLLRIPVPMKENQRMMSRAHGIFNLNQQLNLPADIMLETQMRYTGRRLNGYQLLEPEFTVDAGIKRSFCNNKLSVSLTFSDIFATLKKEYSSVSNFVDYKQTLKFDTQRAFISIKYHIGGKLNVWKEHKMEEKDRL; encoded by the coding sequence GTGAAGATTAACATTACTCTCCTTCTCCTTTTGGTGTATTTATCTCCTGTTTTATCCCAGGAACAAGCAAAATCTATTGTCCTCAAAGGTCGTGTCATAGATCATAATTCAGCGCCTATATCGTTTGTAAATGTAGCCCTGATGCAAGGTGATAAATTGATTATCGGTGGCGTCACGGATGATAATGGTTATTATAAAGTATTGGTTCCCGCACACGGCACATTTATTTTGAATGCTTCTTTTATAGGTTATAAGACAGCCAAGGAATCCATAGAAGTATCTGCAAAGAACAAAAAGATCTTATTCCGTGATATTATTTTGCAGGAAGAGTCCACTCGTCTTAATGAAGTGGTAGTCCAAGGCAAACTGCCCTTGATCCAACAAAAAGATAATAAAATGGTGATAAATACGGCAGGAAGTATTGCCGAGGGGGTATCAGCGCTGGATATGCTGAAGCGTTTGCCGGGAGTAGGCGGAAGTACTGACGGCGAAATTACCTTGCGAGGATCACATGGGGTCAATTTGCTTATCAACGGGTCTCCCACATATCTCACTCCACAGCAATTGACCTCTTTGCTCGAAGGTATGCAAGCGAGCAATATCCAGAAAGTAGAAATCTTTACCTCTTCGCCGTCTTATCTTGATGCTTCGGGAAATGCGGGAACTATCAACATTATAACCAAGAGTAATAAGACTCCGGGCTATGCTATTGATCTGGGATTGTCTGCCGGGAAAAGTAGGAAGAATAATTTCTTTATGGAAAACATAAGTGCGAGTTATGTCACGGATAAAATAAATGCTTTCGGGATGTTGGATATAAGCGATAAGCACCGCTTTAGTGATCAGGAAGCAACGACTCTTATCCATGACAATGGTGTGCCCTTGGTATACTCGCGTGTCAATACCCGACCTATAAAAATAAACTTCTATACTTATCGCCTTGGCTTTATTTATAAAATGAATACGCGTAACAATATCGAAGTTTTCTACAATGGGTATTATGACAATTGGCGCCTCAAAGCCCAATCACCGTCGCAGGCCATGGACTTACAGGGAAGACCGGTATATAATCTCAATACCCTCCTTGATATCAAGGAACCTTACAGATACGGATCTCTGCACACCAAGTATACTTATATTATAGACTCACTGGGCAAAAATGTCTCTTTTGATGGGGACTACATTGCATTTAATAATAAATCTACAGGGAAAATGCTTGTCACGAAAAAGCTTGCCGGAGAGCCTGATTATCGTACTAAGTCTGAATTTATGTACTCCCAGCCTGTAGATATAAATATCTGGTCGGGCAAAGCGGATGTTGACTTGCCTTTTGACCTGTGGTCATTGAAAGCCGGTGTGAAGTATTCCGATATGCGGGTGCACAATCCTGTAGAGCATATGGATAATAAAAACGGGGTTTATGTGATTGATCCCGAACAATCTGATGACTACCACTACGGAGAGAAGATAGGTGCAGCATATGTGTCGGCTGCAAGACAGTGGAAAGGCTTTGCCATAGACGGTGGACTACGCTTCGAATACATGAGAGCTTCACAGACTACCCACGGTAAATCCCGTGTCTGGAATAGTGCCAATCTCTTCCCGCATTTAGCTGTAACGCTTACTCCTCATCCCAAACATAGAGTAGAGCTTACATTGGCTCGACGGGTAAATCGGCCAACGTATGTCAACTTGAGTTCTACTCGCTGGTATTACGATGCCGGATTCTATACTTCCGGCGCACCGGAGTTGAAACCTGAGCACAGCTTTACGACAACCCTCTCCTATACTTTTGCTCAAAAATACACTGCAAATATGAGTTATATGCACACAACCGATCTTATCTCCGAGGTTCTTACTCAAGATGCGCAAGGTGTGGTGGTATCGAAATTGGGCAATTTTAGCCATGGTGACTTATTGTATACCGACCTTGTAATTCCTTTCAATGTGGCTCGTTGGTGGAGTGTGCAGGCCTCCGCGGGCATTTCACTGCTACGCATACCGGTGCCGATGAAAGAAAATCAACGTATGATGAGTAGGGCACATGGTATATTTAATCTCAACCAACAACTCAATTTGCCCGCTGATATTATGCTGGAAACTCAGATGCGGTATACGGGAAGGCGACTTAATGGTTACCAGTTGCTGGAGCCGGAGTTTACCGTAGATGCGGGTATAAAACGATCTTTCTGCAATAATAAGCTTTCTGTGTCATTGACATTCAGTGATATCTTTGCTACGCTCAAAAAAGAATATAGCTCTGTAAGTAACTTTGTAGACTATAAGCAGACCTTGAAGTTCGATACGCAACGGGCTTTTATTTCCATAAAATACCACATAGGCGGTAAGCTCAATGTGTGGAAAGAACATAAAATGGAGGAAAAAGATAGACTTTGA
- a CDS encoding DUF4929 family protein, with product MEKNIFKIVLLSFMTLFIVACSKDNNNEYGGTNNLYLSLPNEATTCTVADGQKEGVTLLLKMTKKLDHDVTFKIVTEGEGSDAITLIKKEVTIPKGEFQIPFEIKSANKGNVTKNIIIKVKCMIPPTEKDMSIKSFVEVTVTPSDVLKLTEAQKQLIEGYKTKYGIDLYKILGPMICKGLIKEPGGANVKPFTAPREIKINNEMMFVTLSDKATAEQPILKFEKNPLGLDSYFSSVFNLITILDTEFWNNPGDDAPPASKYICKSINWTPQSKETFTLSLDNIRLDVKTGKIDFLGKKADAIGNDDDPTDMKSETIIIVPFHFNSSVWSRILEKIRSNTDKDLKINVLQGSVDPYQILFHSTIDKDDWKDGMNNPNDPSYYIAPKASIDFTKGTMHFEFPWDMDHSYGYTQIHVDCTK from the coding sequence ATGGAAAAGAATATTTTCAAAATTGTGCTGTTGTCCTTCATGACGCTTTTCATAGTTGCATGTTCCAAGGATAACAATAATGAATATGGCGGAACAAATAATCTTTATCTCTCTCTTCCCAATGAAGCGACTACATGTACTGTTGCTGACGGACAAAAAGAGGGCGTGACATTACTACTCAAGATGACTAAGAAACTTGATCACGATGTGACTTTTAAAATTGTTACCGAAGGTGAGGGTAGTGATGCTATTACTTTGATCAAAAAGGAAGTCACCATTCCCAAAGGTGAGTTTCAAATACCGTTTGAAATCAAATCAGCCAATAAGGGTAACGTAACCAAAAACATCATCATAAAAGTGAAGTGTATGATACCTCCTACAGAGAAAGATATGAGCATCAAATCCTTTGTAGAGGTTACCGTTACGCCTTCTGATGTTTTGAAGCTTACTGAAGCCCAGAAACAGTTGATCGAAGGATACAAAACCAAGTATGGAATTGATCTATATAAGATATTGGGACCTATGATCTGTAAGGGCCTGATCAAAGAGCCTGGAGGAGCCAATGTGAAACCCTTTACCGCTCCGCGGGAGATCAAGATCAACAATGAGATGATGTTTGTAACTCTTAGTGATAAGGCTACAGCAGAACAGCCTATCCTTAAATTTGAGAAAAATCCGTTGGGTCTTGATAGTTATTTCTCCTCGGTATTCAACTTGATCACCATCCTGGATACCGAGTTCTGGAACAATCCCGGAGATGATGCTCCTCCTGCATCCAAATACATTTGTAAGTCTATCAATTGGACTCCCCAATCCAAGGAAACATTTACCCTGAGCCTTGACAATATACGCTTGGATGTAAAAACCGGAAAAATAGACTTCCTCGGCAAGAAAGCTGATGCCATTGGTAATGACGATGATCCTACCGACATGAAGTCCGAAACCATTATTATCGTACCATTCCACTTCAACAGTTCTGTGTGGAGTCGCATTTTGGAGAAAATAAGAAGTAATACCGACAAAGACTTGAAGATAAATGTGCTACAAGGCTCTGTCGATCCTTATCAGATCTTGTTTCATAGTACTATTGATAAGGATGACTGGAAAGATGGTATGAACAACCCCAATGATCCTTCCTATTATATTGCTCCTAAAGCATCCATTGATTTTACCAAAGGCACCATGCATTTCGAATTTCCTTGGGACATGGATCATTCTTATGGTTATACCCAGATACATGTAGATTGTACTAAATAA
- a CDS encoding ChaN family lipoprotein, whose protein sequence is MKKIKYSICAWIGVAILLISHTGSKLHAQEMPAYRIFDKNGNKADFVTMIKQLAQADVVFFGELHNCPVSHWLELKSLEMLHRHNGSAQSVGLEMLEADVQLILDEYMQKIISPKSYAQEARLWGNYESDYDPVVYYAKSHGLQVTATNVPRRYADLVNRKGFAALDSLSVKAKSYLPPLPIPYKRDEATERMFDGMRSMVHGKSDEKRYFAEAQAIKDATMAWHISLMAKQGYKVLHLNGSFHSDRYEGIVTYLKRYAPSVRIMTISTVRQDAIDSLEDDYRGIADYIIGVPADMTHTN, encoded by the coding sequence ATGAAAAAAATAAAATACAGTATCTGTGCATGGATAGGGGTGGCAATACTCCTGATAAGCCACACTGGCAGCAAGTTGCATGCGCAGGAGATGCCAGCTTACCGCATCTTTGATAAAAACGGAAACAAGGCTGATTTTGTAACAATGATAAAACAGCTCGCTCAAGCTGACGTAGTGTTCTTCGGTGAGTTGCACAACTGCCCTGTAAGCCACTGGCTGGAGCTTAAGAGTTTGGAGATGTTGCACAGACACAACGGTTCCGCACAGAGCGTGGGATTGGAGATGCTGGAGGCAGACGTACAGTTGATTCTGGACGAATATATGCAAAAAATTATCAGTCCCAAGAGTTATGCTCAAGAGGCACGCCTTTGGGGCAATTACGAGAGCGATTACGACCCTGTAGTTTACTATGCTAAATCCCATGGACTCCAAGTTACAGCCACTAATGTGCCTCGCAGGTATGCTGATCTTGTCAACCGTAAAGGATTTGCAGCCTTGGACTCTCTCAGTGTCAAAGCGAAAAGTTATCTGCCACCTTTGCCTATACCCTATAAGAGAGATGAAGCTACTGAGAGGATGTTTGATGGCATGCGCTCCATGGTGCATGGTAAAAGCGATGAAAAGAGATACTTTGCTGAGGCTCAGGCTATCAAAGATGCCACTATGGCGTGGCATATAAGCCTGATGGCGAAGCAGGGTTATAAGGTACTTCACCTCAACGGCTCGTTCCATTCTGATAGATATGAAGGTATTGTTACATATCTCAAACGGTATGCACCATCGGTACGTATAATGACCATATCTACCGTGAGGCAGGACGCAATTGACAGCCTTGAAGATGATTACAGGGGTATAGCTGATTATATTATCGGTGTACCTGCCGATATGACCCATACTAACTAA
- a CDS encoding leucine-rich repeat domain-containing protein has translation MKKSYIKFILPAIMLAGMIQACEKSVDEPTPTPTPTPQPQPNPEVVATNAPKDIKECDEAEISLLRTLAKANGFEADMESNNPASWKSDHMSIVWSKDDKGAYHIVGLGGNKDGVAVIKDLKLADKDKTFKSLERIELKSDVLASVDLQFLPKLRTVILSGKHAKETVAPLKHVTLQELPMLDSLSLTDFPSLKTSNDRDREFKINYYYQYPKLSFVRITGTAITDMYIEPMEKLTGLDISSNPHLTLLYVADAKMEKLEYSEKEYPDLIDLTLKNMDPTSAKSFSVENMKKLKTLLVQNSPSINKAKVKNCPALTQLTFMNCSLTSTDFSGLDEVKIIDLGRNNLSQVDFSAFKKSKKVRLGHNDLKNTFNMKLFEGITELNLEGNELMTVASLAKYVNVELLNINGYKKSYSQKMPQYGNTPNPLRSIHINNMGKLERVLCNNNTLSSVFFFQGQKYPKLESIECKNNVLDLMGLVAIKATCGHLNYNDNEGGGGNCLYKDQRPYTVTNSTMFHNYSWEQEYVKDLAVSLKDPSMKDLDSKYFKYDKKNANLEILIPGEYIIKIEPMKEFPQLPKGLVSVKNKFSPRS, from the coding sequence ATGAAGAAAAGTTACATTAAATTTATTCTTCCGGCTATTATGCTCGCGGGAATGATTCAAGCTTGTGAGAAGAGCGTCGACGAACCAACACCGACCCCAACTCCCACACCGCAACCACAGCCCAATCCTGAAGTAGTGGCTACCAATGCACCCAAAGATATCAAAGAGTGCGATGAAGCAGAGATTTCATTGCTTAGGACATTGGCCAAAGCTAACGGTTTTGAAGCAGATATGGAGTCAAACAACCCTGCTTCATGGAAAAGTGATCACATGAGCATCGTGTGGTCAAAGGATGATAAGGGTGCTTATCATATTGTAGGGCTTGGCGGCAACAAGGATGGTGTGGCTGTAATCAAGGATTTGAAACTGGCCGATAAGGATAAGACTTTCAAAAGTCTTGAGCGTATTGAGCTGAAAAGTGATGTCCTAGCCAGTGTTGATTTACAGTTCTTGCCCAAATTGCGTACTGTGATACTTTCCGGCAAACACGCTAAAGAAACTGTGGCTCCTCTCAAGCATGTCACACTCCAAGAACTTCCTATGTTAGACTCTTTGTCGTTGACAGATTTCCCTTCCCTGAAGACGTCCAATGATAGAGACCGAGAATTCAAGATCAACTATTATTATCAGTATCCTAAGCTCTCATTTGTCAGAATTACCGGTACGGCTATTACTGATATGTATATTGAACCCATGGAAAAACTGACAGGTCTCGATATATCTTCAAATCCTCATTTGACGCTACTTTATGTGGCAGATGCCAAGATGGAGAAGTTAGAGTACTCTGAGAAAGAATATCCTGATCTCATAGACCTTACGCTTAAAAACATGGACCCGACATCAGCAAAAAGCTTTTCAGTGGAAAACATGAAAAAGCTGAAGACCCTACTAGTGCAGAATAGTCCGTCCATCAATAAAGCTAAGGTGAAGAACTGTCCTGCACTTACGCAGTTGACTTTTATGAATTGCTCACTTACATCCACTGATTTTTCAGGTTTGGACGAAGTGAAGATTATTGACTTAGGGAGAAACAATCTGTCACAAGTTGATTTCAGTGCATTCAAAAAAAGCAAAAAGGTACGTTTGGGGCACAATGACTTGAAGAATACTTTTAATATGAAACTATTTGAAGGTATCACCGAGCTTAATCTGGAAGGTAATGAGCTGATGACAGTTGCTTCTTTGGCTAAATATGTGAATGTCGAACTACTAAACATCAATGGTTATAAGAAATCTTATTCGCAAAAAATGCCTCAATATGGAAATACTCCTAATCCGCTAAGAAGTATTCATATCAATAATATGGGCAAGCTAGAGCGTGTTCTTTGTAATAATAATACTTTGTCTTCAGTGTTCTTCTTTCAAGGTCAAAAATATCCAAAACTCGAATCTATTGAATGCAAAAACAATGTATTGGACTTGATGGGTCTTGTCGCTATCAAAGCAACTTGTGGTCATTTGAATTACAATGATAATGAAGGAGGAGGAGGCAACTGTCTGTACAAAGACCAAAGACCGTACACTGTTACAAATTCGACTATGTTTCATAACTACTCCTGGGAGCAAGAGTATGTTAAGGATTTAGCTGTGTCATTGAAAGATCCATCGATGAAAGATTTAGACAGCAAGTATTTTAAATATGACAAAAAAAATGCAAACCTTGAAATCCTTATTCCGGGTGAGTACATTATCAAGATAGAGCCCATGAAAGAGTTTCCACAACTCCCTAAGGGACTCGTTTCTGTAAAAAACAAATTTTCACCTCGATCCTGA
- a CDS encoding RagB/SusD family nutrient uptake outer membrane protein, with translation MTDPKAIYSVQTAYEALASAYAKFPKNHFELSLMSDDFVPLYLSRRDFTALNVYYWLDKNISLLSDDLWFSYYETIKDINAVMVRQEELRKNLNSEEVLQLDYLMGEAKTLKAYCYLELLQFYATRFNDKKSDEGIILKNNVFMEVLPRATKQESSSEIISLLQSARSLFVSGAKAPMFHKADPIFTNYNTTSVLLAKLALYREDYAEALKYVEEYLNKSPFTIDDIPLDVNKWGKASSGSGVFATALSGEFYQKMYSEKKEWDQDCYMLDKSVTFESSDLRAKVYAHAFESSDITSSGSKESILLLGKYNTVNHNKDEVSYAYQIRKSETIFIKAECLARLGKNTEAIKVINDYLQLVHASSIDSSLSGEKLVNAILDQKHKEFVGENVRFFDLKRCKIKIEKYDINGHHLGKYIEPDNFRWTFPIPRDEYKVNNKIKQNPGWPTIGTED, from the coding sequence ATGACGGATCCCAAGGCAATATATTCAGTGCAAACAGCCTATGAAGCTCTTGCTTCAGCGTATGCCAAGTTCCCCAAAAACCATTTTGAATTGTCTCTTATGAGTGATGATTTTGTGCCTTTGTATTTGTCTCGGCGCGACTTCACTGCACTCAATGTGTATTATTGGCTTGATAAGAATATCTCATTATTGAGTGATGATCTATGGTTTAGCTACTACGAAACCATCAAAGATATCAATGCCGTAATGGTGCGTCAAGAGGAACTCCGGAAAAATCTCAATAGCGAGGAAGTACTACAACTTGATTATCTTATGGGTGAGGCCAAAACACTCAAAGCATACTGCTATTTAGAGCTTTTGCAGTTCTATGCAACTCGATTCAACGATAAAAAGTCCGATGAGGGTATTATCCTTAAAAATAATGTTTTCATGGAAGTATTGCCACGTGCGACTAAACAGGAATCATCCAGTGAGATTATCTCGCTGTTGCAATCTGCTCGATCGCTTTTTGTATCCGGAGCCAAAGCTCCCATGTTTCATAAGGCCGATCCTATTTTTACAAATTACAATACAACATCTGTATTATTGGCCAAGTTGGCTCTTTATCGGGAGGATTACGCGGAAGCACTGAAATATGTCGAAGAATACCTGAATAAATCACCTTTTACCATCGATGATATTCCTCTTGATGTCAATAAATGGGGCAAAGCATCATCAGGGAGTGGAGTATTTGCAACTGCATTGTCCGGCGAATTCTACCAAAAGATGTACTCTGAAAAGAAAGAATGGGATCAAGACTGCTATATGTTGGACAAGAGTGTGACATTCGAGTCGTCGGACTTACGAGCCAAAGTGTATGCGCATGCTTTTGAAAGTTCAGATATCACATCCTCAGGCTCTAAGGAAAGCATCTTGCTTTTGGGTAAATATAATACTGTAAATCACAACAAAGACGAGGTTAGCTATGCCTATCAGATCAGAAAGTCAGAAACAATCTTTATCAAAGCCGAGTGTTTGGCTCGTTTGGGTAAAAATACAGAAGCCATTAAGGTTATAAATGACTACCTCCAGCTGGTGCATGCTTCATCTATAGACAGTTCTTTGTCCGGCGAAAAATTGGTGAATGCCATCCTTGATCAGAAACATAAAGAGTTTGTAGGCGAGAATGTAAGATTCTTTGATCTGAAAAGATGTAAAATAAAAATAGAGAAGTATGATATCAACGGACATCACCTGGGTAAATACATTGAGCCTGATAATTTCCGCTGGACGTTCCCCATCCCAAGGGATGAGTACAAAGTAAATAATAAGATTAAGCAGAATCCGGGCTGGCCCACCATCGGTACGGAAGACTAA